The Horticoccus luteus DNA window CGAAGCTCCAGGAGATCGTCGACCTGTTCGACTTTTTGCCCGACGAGGAAAAGCGCGAGAACCTCATCGCCTACGCCGACGGCGCGGCGGCGTGCGCGTTGAAGCCGGGCGAGTCGTTCGACTTGGAAGACACGCGCAAAGATGAGGAATGCACCGACACGGTGGGCGTTTTCCTGAAGGTCGATCCGGCGACGCGCGCGATGCACTTTCGCGTGAATCTCGGGCCGCAGGTGCAAACGCTGACACGGGCGATGACGGCGATTTTGTGCAAGGGCCTGGACGGAGCCTCGCCCGAGGAAGTGATGGAGGTGCCGCAGGATTTTGTGCCCAAAATCGTCGGCGGACAGTTGGTGCGGCTGCGCAGCCAGACGGTGTATTACATTCTCACGCGGATGAAAAGCGCCTGCAAGGTGTGGCTCAATCGCGAGCGGGCGGCGCAGGCGGCCGGCTAACGCGTTGGGCGGAAAGCATCGGCCGCGCGGTGGGGCGGCGAGCGGAGGCGAAAAAATGTGGCGCTCGGAACGGTTCGCCGCATTTTCAGGGCCGCACCCGCCCGGGTGGTGGAATGGCAGACACGACGGTCTTAGAAGCCGTTGCCGAAAGGTGTGCAGGTTCGAGTCCTGTCCCGGGCACCAAGCGAAGAAGGTGCGGAATGCGCAGCGCGGGATCGCACCGCCGGGACGCGATCCACGACGAACGGGGACAAAGAGGGGTGGTTCGCTGTCAGGAAGCGTTCTCCGACATGAAAATTTCCCTGAAAAAATTCTGCGTGCCCGAGGGCGACAAGGTGCGGCTCAAGGATTGGCCGACGCGAGTGAAACCTTTTTATGCGTCCAAGCACGATTATCGGAAGATGCTGGACGGGCATTTGCAGGAGCTGCGCGAGCGCCAGAATCTGTTGTATGCGCACGATCGTTTTGCGTTGCTGCTCATTTTTCAGGCGATGGATGCGGCGGGGAAGGATGGCGCGATCAAGCATGTGATGTCGGGCGTGAATCCGCAGGGATGCCAGGTGTTCAGTTTCAAGCAGCCGAGCGCGGAGGAGCTGGACCACGATTTTCTGTGGCGGACGACGCGTTGCCTGCCGGAGCGCGGGCGGATCGGGATTTTCAATCGGTCGTATTATGAGGAGGTGTTAATCACGCGGGTGCACCCGGAGGTTTTGGCGGCGGAAAATCTGCCGGCGGGCACGACGGAGGAGAAATCGTTTTGGAAACACCGCTACCACGCGATCAACGCGCTGGAGAAGCATCTGCATCGCAGCGGGACGCGGATCCTGAAGTTTTTTCTGCATCTTTCGAAGGAGGAGCAGCGGCAGCGGTTTCTGGCGCGGATCGACGATCCGGAAAAGAACTGGAAGTTCAGTGCGGCGGATGTGGCGGAGCGCGCGCGCTGGGATGACTACCAAAGCGCTTACGAAGACTGCCTGAGCGCGACGAGCACGGCGCGGGCACCGTGGTATGTGGTGCCGGCAGACGACAAGCACAACGCGCGGTTGATCATTTCGGAGGCCGTGCGGCAGACGTTGGATGGACTCAAGATGAGTTACCCCTCGTCCACGCCGGAGCACCGCGACGAACTTCTCGCGGTGCGCAAACAGCTGGCCGCGGAAGGGGCCTGAGGGCAGCGGCAGCGCGAGAGAGGAGGGCGCGGCATGAACACGGGCGGCATTCTTCGCCATTTACTCGACGCCGGGTTGCCGGCAGAGAGTGGCGGTTCAGTGGCGACCCAAATGAATTCCTCGGTCACGTTTCACGTGGAGGCGGATGACGTGGGATGGATCGTGATCGACGATCCGCTGAGTCGTGCGAATGCGTTGAGCGCGCGGGGGCGGGCGGATCTGGCGGCGGCGATTGAGGCGGCGCGGGAATCGCCGGCGCGAGCGGTGGTGGTTGCGGGGAAGGAGCAGATTTTTGGCGCCGGCGCGGAGTTGAGCGAATTGGCAGCGCTGGCGAGTGAGGCGGAAGCGGGGGCGTTTGCGCAGGCGGGAGCAGAAGTGATGGCGGCCCTGGCCGCTCTGCCGAAGCCGACTGTCGCCGCGATCCGCGGGGCGTGCGCGGGCGGTTCGTATGAGGTGGCGCTGGCGTGCACGTGGCGCATCGCGACGGATGAGCCGGCGACGCGCGTGGGGTTGCCGGAGCTGGCGCTGGGGACGATTCCGGGCTGGGGCGGCGGCGTGCGATTGGCGCGATTGATCGGCGCGAGCCCCGCGCTGGAGCATTTGTGGAAAGCGCAGTTGGTGCCCGCGCGGGCCGCGTTGGCGGCGGGGCTGGTCGACGAGTTGGTGCCGCCGGACGAGTGGCGAACACGGGCGCGGGAGGCCGCCCTGCGGCTCGCGGATAAGCGTGACGCGGCCGCGGAGCAGACGAACAAACCGGGCGCGCCGACGATGGCGGCGGCGTGGCGGTTGAAAGCGCGCACGGCGGCGCAGCGCGCGGCGCTGGCGGTGGTGGAGAGAGCGATGGCGCCCGGCGACGAAGCGTTTGCGCTCGAGGCGGAGCGATTCGCCGGGTTGGCGGCGAGCGCGACGTGCAAGAATCACATTTACGCGTTTCAGGTGCGCGCGGCGGCGAGGAAGCGCACGCTGGAAGGGTGGTTCCCGAGCGGCGTGCTCGCGGAGGCGAATGAGGCGGCGCAGCGCCCGATCCGGCGGGTGGGCGTGGTGGGTGCGGGCGTGATGGGTTCGGGCATCGCGCAGTGGCTCGCGGCGCACGGGCATGCGGTGGTGTTGCGCGATGTGAGCGTCGATGCGGTGGCGCACGGCACCTCGATCGTGCGAGGGCTGTTCGACGAAGCGGTGAAGCGGGGGAAAATGTCGGCGTCGGAGGCGGCTGCGGGGTGGGGACGGGTCTTGAGCACCACGACGTGGGATGGATTTGCGGATTGCGATCTGGTGATCGAGGCGATCGTGGAAAATATTGCGGCGAAGCGGGCGTTGTTCGGCGAGATCGCGAAAATCGTGCGGGGAGATGCGTTGCTGGCATCGAATACGTCGGCGTTGCCGATCGACGAGATCGCGGGTCACGTGCCGCATCCGGAGCGCACGCTGGGGCTGCATTTTTTCAAT harbors:
- a CDS encoding SufE family protein; translated protein: MYPPKLQEIVDLFDFLPDEEKRENLIAYADGAAACALKPGESFDLEDTRKDEECTDTVGVFLKVDPATRAMHFRVNLGPQVQTLTRAMTAILCKGLDGASPEEVMEVPQDFVPKIVGGQLVRLRSQTVYYILTRMKSACKVWLNRERAAQAAG
- a CDS encoding ADP-polyphosphate phosphotransferase; amino-acid sequence: MKISLKKFCVPEGDKVRLKDWPTRVKPFYASKHDYRKMLDGHLQELRERQNLLYAHDRFALLLIFQAMDAAGKDGAIKHVMSGVNPQGCQVFSFKQPSAEELDHDFLWRTTRCLPERGRIGIFNRSYYEEVLITRVHPEVLAAENLPAGTTEEKSFWKHRYHAINALEKHLHRSGTRILKFFLHLSKEEQRQRFLARIDDPEKNWKFSAADVAERARWDDYQSAYEDCLSATSTARAPWYVVPADDKHNARLIISEAVRQTLDGLKMSYPSSTPEHRDELLAVRKQLAAEGA
- a CDS encoding 3-hydroxyacyl-CoA dehydrogenase NAD-binding domain-containing protein, producing MNSSVTFHVEADDVGWIVIDDPLSRANALSARGRADLAAAIEAARESPARAVVVAGKEQIFGAGAELSELAALASEAEAGAFAQAGAEVMAALAALPKPTVAAIRGACAGGSYEVALACTWRIATDEPATRVGLPELALGTIPGWGGGVRLARLIGASPALEHLWKAQLVPARAALAAGLVDELVPPDEWRTRAREAALRLADKRDAAAEQTNKPGAPTMAAAWRLKARTAAQRAALAVVERAMAPGDEAFALEAERFAGLAASATCKNHIYAFQVRAAARKRTLEGWFPSGVLAEANEAAQRPIRRVGVVGAGVMGSGIAQWLAAHGHAVVLRDVSVDAVAHGTSIVRGLFDEAVKRGKMSASEAAAGWGRVLSTTTWDGFADCDLVIEAIVENIAAKRALFGEIAKIVRGDALLASNTSALPIDEIAGHVPHPERTLGLHFFNPVSRMPLVEMVLAPATSAATAARALTLVKALGKQPVICRSSPGFFVTRVLFFYLNEACRCREEGVAVTALDEALRDFGWPMGPLRLIDEIGVDVTDFIFGEMARYFPERFVASRLCAGMLTRDWWGRKNGAGEGFYTYEGKTERVNAAAEEWVGGGVANVPAERLRERLMRVMVEEARRCLAEGVVRTAEEADFALLAGAGFPAAEGGLLRWAATRE